One Alnus glutinosa chromosome 13, dhAlnGlut1.1, whole genome shotgun sequence genomic window, GCTGCAGCTTACACATCAGCACCTCTAAAAATGGGCTGTGATAATGGGGTACAACAATCTCATCACCTTCAGATCTGAAGCAAAGACTAAGAACATTCCTCGGATCACTAACAACTGCAGCATCAATGGCTGCCTCTAATGCCATTACCAAATCAGCATGCAGTTCAGGTGGAAGAAAGGTCAACGCCATCCCGGCGTTGATAATAATGTTACCCTCTTCAGCAGAGGAGCCCTTGTACACAGCAAACCTCTTGTTTCCAAAGCTAATGGCTTCAAGAGTAAGGTAATAGAATGTGGCCCGTTCATTTGCAGCTAAGGGAGTTTCAGGCTTTCAGCCACACCGCTGCCAGAAACCACTGCATTTCCGCCAAAACTAATCTTGCTTGTAGTATTTTGAGATAAACCGTATGAAAAAGAGCCGCCAAAAGACTTGTTTAGTTGAGAGATTAGAGAAAAAGAGCCACCTCCAAGGCCGATTATGACAGACCCTGCCTCGCCAAAGGTGCCATTGTTATGGTGTCCACAGCCAAAAACAATATCTGGGATTGAAGCTGAGCCGATTGTTAACGTTTCGTCAGCAAGATCGCCACAAGTGAACGAGAGGTCTCCATAAGAATAACTGTACTTGCAGGCGCCACTGCTGTAGGAAGTTGTCTGTACTTGCAGGCGCCACTGCTGTAGGAAGTTGTCTCTAACGCAGTGCAAGGACCAGACTTGCATCCTACGGTACTGTATGTTGAGGATTGGTCAGGATCAAAGAGAGAGGAGTTTTGCTTGTAGCATTTCTCACATGGCTTACACTGTGTCCACGTCAGATCACTGCCGCTATCGGCTATACTGTTCATGAGATATTCTCCATCACTGGCTATTATTATGGATTGAATATTTGAGCTTGGCTTGAAACAATTGACACGTGAAATGGAACGATGAAAAGCATTGTGCAAGCGATCATAATAGGTATAGGATTGATTGTAATCACGCTGCATGAGATCAACAGTGAAACCACCATTACTGGCTTCTGTGAAGGAAACCACGAAGAGATGAAAGGAACATATTAGTGCAAAAGTATAGGGGAAAGAATATAATCTCAAAGTAGCAGCCATGATCACTTGAAAGAGTATGATAAAGAAAGATTGAatgagaaatgaagaaaaacattGGTTTTAGCGAATTTATAgaacttgagagagagagaagccatAAGGTGGAAGGTCAAAGATCAAAAAAGATTTGAATGCATGGTGGGATgggatataaaaagtaaaaggaaGAGGAAGTGGCATAGCCTATGATATCAACGTTATGAATCTCAGTGTTCAATGCAGCTAATAAATTTCGAACAATCCTCCAAGACATACTCCTTGTGATCCCCGTGTGTACATACCTGATAATTTGAGAACAATAACTCGACTATCATGAGTAAAAATTGCTGCTCTTGACTAGCAATTTTTTGATATggtacaagaaaataaaaaataaaaaattatctacATAAGAACCTCAGCAAGCTGGAGCAATTACCAAAATCATATGTGGCGGCTCATTGACAAAGCATTTCGCACCGTGTTCAAACCAAACAGCTCAATTAAAAGGTGAGTCACGCAGTGCACACATCCTGAATCAGGTTTTGCTGAAGGATATATTTTATGGTCAAGTATACAGAACTGTTCAAGCAAGATGATAACAGTAGAAAATATACAGTAAAGACCACGATGTTATATCTTTCAGTCATCCGCTTTCTTGAGTGATAAAATGCAGATAATTAGATGGACATCATCCAGCAAATAAAGGACATTTCACAAATGTAATATTCATGGACAAACCCAACGCAATGAAACATTCAGGAAGACATATGCCCTCTAGGACAATTTCATGACCCCGAAATTTGCACGCCAGAGAAAGACGAACAAGGTTTTAAATACTTGTATCCTGTAAAGTGATCCATGAGGCTTCCTCAAGCAAAGTCAACAACAAAATGCATGTTCCAGTGAAACAGGATAAACATAATCTTTACCATTTGTGAAACAGCATAATTCAACAAATTTCAGTGCTTCCGAATGTATCTCTATGATAAATAACAATGATCAACACAAAATGCAAAACAACAAATAGTATTGTTTTGACATGAATGGTAACATTACCCATCATGGTTGCCTTGCCCCTGATCTGTTCTTCTCATCGCATCTTAATTGCCATGTTAGGTGGTCCTTTAGAAAATATAGAATGTGAATATCCCCCCAGAGTCAACTCTTCAATGTGATGATCTGGAATGATATAGTATATGGATTTTGAACTTGAACTGATATAATGTTCAGGTGTTGGTTACTGGGATGGAcgttaattaaaaagaaaaaagaaaaaaaaaacatggacaTCAAGACTATTCCATATCAATTATTTCATCTTCAGTGTTGGCTTCTACCATTCACAACAAAATTTGGAATTGGATATGAAGACTGCAATCTCCTATTATTCCCATTCAAATCAACAAACTGAAGCATATTAGTTACCCTTCTCCATAATAGACCTACGTCACCTActggttcaatatttaaaacaGATGAAAACTCCAACACAATAAATTAACTCCAGAAACGAAATcctaagaaagaaattaaaaagaaaagtattcaACCAAATTTATCTGACCAAAATCTGGAAATTGAACCTATTAACAAATTTTGATTGCCATGTAACCCCAAGAGGTTCAATGAATACATTATAAATGCAGTATGGCGCTACAATAGATGTGAAGCAGTGGAACATAATTGGAAGATTACATACAGCAACATATCAAGACATCTTTGCCAATACTTCTTTAAATATAAACCCTTCCAAACAGACATCATCTTTACAACATATCTTCACTGACAGAAACAGATTATTAGGTATATGACTATAATAACCACAGATAGCTATAAGTATACTGTTTCCAGGCGTAAAATCGAAGACAAAAATCCAAAACTATACTCAATTTTCGTACTCTACTAATCACTTAGCTCATCTTCAATGCCAGAAACACTCAACCTCGCAGACGCCTGCTTAGCCCACTTGACGATTTTCTCAGCCTCCCGGCTAATCTTCTCCTCCTCTTTCATTGCCTTCTTTAGCATCTTTTGCTGCTCTTTTGTCGAAAAAGTGCTCAAATCCGATAAAAATTCATCGTTCTTGCCCCAGTCAAGACCGATACCCGTATCCTGATTTTCCTTACTCTTCTTGTGAGAAGCCTTCTTTGGAGAACACCAGAAGCAACCGGCTTTCTTTGGCGGAGAAGGCGAATCCATCAATGAATTCGACGAACCCAAGGGTGAAGACAACGACCCTGATTTCGATTTTAATTTTGAGCGCCTTTTCTTATCTGGGTTTTGTTTGGAAGTCGAGAAAATCATATTTTCCAGCGACGAATCAGAAGAATTCGAAGGAGATGAAGTCGACCCATGTTTCAAATTCGGCCCTGAACCCCTTATCCCATCTGGGAAAGTCCCTTTTTCCATTGAGAAATTGGAGCGATCAAGAGGCGACAAGGCACGCCCAGAAGGTGATTTCGGCTCCAAACCCGTTTTCTCATCCGGGTCCTGTTTGTAATGTGAGAAAATTGCAGCATCTTCCTCATTACGATTACCGGACTGTGTGTCAGCCTTATCAGAGTTGTTGTTGAAGTCGTTGTTTGTGTAGGGAGGTGGGGCTGAGCGTTTGGGCTTAGTGAGCGGGAAGGATTTGAGTTTGCGGAAACGGGACTCGAGCTCGGCGGGGAGGACAGAGGAGTCGGTGAAAGAAGAGCAGTTGATGGCAGAGACTTGCTCCAGAACGCAGAGATCTTGTGCCTGCGAGATTAGCTCTTCCACTGCCGATTCGTCTGTGTCCGATTGGTACGAGAAATCGGCCATTCTATTTCGTATATCGGAGATGCGAGCTGTGGCTCTCTCTGTGTGCGTTCAATTTTGGGCTCTTTCAGCATCCCAGGGGCTTCGGGGCAGTGCTCAGTGTTCACACTACGCGCTGGGAGAAGATGCGTCTAACGGCTAACTCATGCTTTTGGCATCTTTTCCCTTTCAACTTTTCAACGGCTGGGATCCACTTTCAGTTTCCTACGGTCCCTACCGAGATTTTCTGTCATTTGTATCTTTCGGCTTGATGTGAAAGATATGtaaagtgaaaataaatttatggTATGTTTcggtaatatttatttttttattattatattttattattttttaaaactatatttgagttgttttttaattaaaattttaattaagttttatctaatattttttaattttgtctcaaattttataaaccatccaaacataatttcaaaaaaataatttttttctatatttataattttaaatataatataatacaaaaaaaattacacactcAAACGAGTCTTTAAAgtgaatagaaaaataaaataaatttaaactatttaattataaaaattgacaaaatgAACACATCCGCGTATATTATAGGCAAATGTTAAATATTACACCtttgttttataatttaattaaaaaaatttaccttcAATAAGGATGGGTTGTAAAACCTTTATTTTACAGCATCCAATTATAAGTtaacaattcataaaaaaataaaaattataacaaaaatactATAAACCTTAAAACACCAAATCTATCCCCCTCTCAGCACTCTCACTTTCTAAGGAAACTCCCGACCACGTTTCCACAGCCAATAGGCCGGAATCCAGCCAGAAGGAAATTCCCAAGCACATTTCCCCTGTCGAATCCAACTGTTCTGACCTGAGAATGGCTAGATCCCGGCCAGTCGGTCTAGGAGTGGCCAGATCTAGGTGGGCCGGCCGAGATCCGGCTGTTTTGGATGGATAACAGGTTGCCTTGACGTGGCTGGATGATTGGTCGTCGACGGAATCCGATGAACATTTGGCGGTGGTCGTCAGCGGAATCCGGCAGCGGGTGGCTGAACAAGTTTTGGGTTTAAAACCGATTGGGCtctttcaaaatgaaaaatattgggtGCTTTTCATGCATAGtatattttagtcttttaatgATGTGTCAACTCTTTGGTGGATGctgtaaaacatcacttttacagcCCATCTCTAAATAAAATTGTTCTAAGAATTAGttgaagagtaatgctacttaccatatatatatattatttgcacACATTATCTTGATGTACATCGAGTATACAtcaagacacattgggtgtATGACCTATGTATATGGGTTCATGGGTTCCACACATATGAGATTCAAATGCACGGGTCTCACACTAAATATGTCTTGGTGTATACTTGATCCACACAAAGGTgatgtacaacaatcatttgccatttgtattttataagaaaaaagtatacataatctcctcaaactaccaattatgtcaatctCTCCCCCATAAACTACTGAAAAATATCAATGTTCAtccctaataacaaaaatattcttcataaaattattaaaaaaaactaaaaaaaattatttttaaaaatataaaataacaaaaagttatacaaaaaactaaaaacaaagaaaacattaaaaaaaagggtttttattttttttcgattgtttttttttttatttttttctaattttcagattttatttttttgttttttgtttaaaaaaaaaatcgtatttttctaatagtttttttcttctttttttcctttatttttttaatttgttttttaaaactttattttattttattttttattttattttattttttttcgaattataagaacatttttgtctCATTGAAAAGAATTtatagtcatttttgtctttttgttagtcttacGAAAGACATTAACATGTTTTAGTAATTTAAGGGGGACATTAACATAACTGGTGGTTCAGTGAAGATGTGTCTGATTATAAGCTTATGTTTCGAATGACATCCAAAACCTATATTGGGTCGTGCAACGTGAAGCAACACATGAGCTTATAAACAGACCAAGTATGTCGGATATGGCTTACGGGCTATAAGCACCTATGCTATAGTTAATCTAAGGGTTTGAATTTAATTTCATAGGTTTAAACTCAAATCCAAACCCTTGGATTAATTAAGCATAAGTGCTGTAAAATAAATTTACACCAGATAAGCCTCTTCCCTAAATACCACACCACCAATATATGAAAGTGAAACCATGCAGATACATCATACACATATAGAAAGAAATTAATGCTCACCAAACCATgcaaattataaatataaatacacTTATAGGTCAGAATGGATTAGGACCGAGTAGCTTTCACCAGctagcttttaaaataaaagataatcaACGTACACTCTTCGATCACCTACTGCATTTATATACACACTCTAGCTTTCACCAACACTCGATTGATCTTCACCGGCCTACTGCATTTACACACCCCCACACGAAATCTGATTGGAAGATGCATTAATTCCTTTAAACTTCATTTACTCAGACACCACCAATCTCTTAATTTTGCATTCACTGATCAACTCAACTACTTCAAAtgtctgtattttttttttggagaaataataAGCCCCGAAGCCACGTGGTCCCCAAGTTAAGTCGGAGGTTCAACTCATAGGCTTGACCCGGTCCGACCCAACTCGGTCATTTCGGTCAATACACCTCGGTCAGAACACCTCAGATGTTTGTCACAACCTTATACGAAAAAATCAACTCGGTGTCGGAGCACCTCGGACTATGACTTTTCTCCATAGATTGGTCACCTCGGACAGGAAGACTCCATTGGATGCGGAATAAACTGGGATTCTATATGGAGCGAATAAGTCTCAAATATTTCCACATTGGAGGATTGGTTTGCGTACAATGCAAGCGCCGTGAAGCTATCTTCTCAAATTCAGCAAGTAAGCATCTGTTAACCATTAGAACTCTATATCCAGGATTCGTGGGATTTTTGTTTAGTCCCCAATACCAAGATTTCTGGAATGGATCTATATCCCAACATTAATGGGATACAGACCCCTATCAACATGGAACTCATTTAAAAAGAGGTAGAGTCCTATCCAACTTCTACTCAATTCAAATTTTATGAGGATAAGGTTGAAACCTACGCGATCTAGGAGTTCAACTATACTTCAAGCAATCCAGTGAGTCTTTAACTaagagcctataaataagactagtACACCAGatatttttgatatattttcaaaGCTCAGAGATTTTTTAGTTCCCCTTGAAAGTCATAAAGCTTATACTGATTTAgtcatcggagtgggcgtagtcggtgTCCTTGACTAGTCGTTTGTTATTTTCGCAAATCCCAAGGAAGGCAGGGAAAGAAGTAAAAGAAGCTTGTTCGGCGAATCATAAGGCAACACGTCGCCAtatcggaaactgtaccaatagTTTGGCGCCGTTTGTGGGAATCGACAttgttccttaaaaaaaaaaaaaaaaaaaaaaaggtcatggCGAATACGCGCCGTATCAATCCGAGTAAGAACATCACCCATGAAGAAGCGAAGTCCATCGGCCCTGAGGCCCGAATAGCCTGAATCAACAGTTGGCTCAAGCGCAGAAGAACGTAGAGGATCTATTGGCTCAGAATGCAGTGTTGCAAGCTGCCCAAACGCCCGCACCATCGCAACACCTAGAAGGGGGAGAGAATAGCTGAAACGAAGATCGTCGAGTGGCTCCGAGCGAATACCTGGAAGGATCTGGAGAGCAAGGTGACCCTCGAAATGAGAACAACACCCTACAAGGGAACCAACCTCCACCCCCATCAACTGAAGCTGAGAGGAAGCTACAATAGACGATTCTTTATTTGGGCGCAAAGTATGACGTACTGTCGAAAATCGTGGTAGAAGCAGAGCGGGAAGGAGCCTCTAGTTAGCCTCTTTCAGAACACCGACTCCATGTTTATGGAAGAGGTAGCTAACACGGCTTTGCCCAAGAAGTTCAAGGTCCCGGACATTCCCATCTTCATGGACAGTGAGGACCCAATGGAGCACCTGATGACCTTTCGGTCTCATACGTCTTTGCacaagcactacaaaaaaaaaaaaaaaaaaaaaagcaaattctggacggttttaaaccgtctagtaTATAGAGTCGCTAAataaatttctagacggtttgggcaaaaccgtccagacttttttttttttttcttttttttttttcttttcttttcttttcttcttcttcttcttcttcttcttcttcttcttcttcttcttcttcttttttttttttttttttttttttttttttttttttttttctgtttcgattattttttatattaattaattttttgatattaaaactaattaatatgatCTGAAATTCTGAATTAGTTTTTTGTTATTGGATCAGTGCATACGCCGGCCGACGAcagagaaggaaagagaaagagagatccggaCAGCcacggagaaagagagagaggaagaaagatctgtcacccacgcacaccggccgGCGACAGAGAAAGataaaggaagagagaaccggCCGGAATACCACGTATTctggccggatctctctctaTATGCGGCCAGAGAGAGATACCGAGCGTGGGTTTCGGCCGAATCTGGTAGGAAACCTAGACGACTtcgccagatccggccggaaacccaGACGGCCTCGCCAGATCCGGCACTCCATCTCCAGCACTCTCTCCCGTTGTCCCGATCCCGCCGTTCCGTCGAGATCTCGTCGCCCGTGTGAATCAACAAACCCAAAAAGGAAAGACCCCGCCCTTTACATTGAAGTGTCGGAGAATAGCATTTTGCTTCACCCTCAAGGTTGTCGTTCGGCCAGCTGGGGTTCATGAAGGGCTGGGGTTCACATTTGCAACGTGGGGTTCGATCAGAGGGGCTGTAGTGCTATACGCTTTCTTTGCTTGGGGAATATGCGTCATTTTGACATGCTTCTCAATCCGCGTCATTTTCTTTAGACGCGTTTAAGCTGTTGATAGTGTGTCAATCTACAGTTGAAAAGTTAGGTGCCTATCCATGCCATTTGAAAACTAAtgaattttcagacggtttgaaACAAACCGTCTTTAAATTTAAAGACAATTTggaaaaaaccgtctgaaaatttatatttctggacggtttttttcaaaccgtccataattaattttttatttttttttcaatccaagCGATTTttgtcactatttttttttttaatatcaataattccagacggtttttgaaatgtaaatttccagacggttttctcaaaaccgtctataaatttagtGACGGTTTGATCAAAACCTTCTGGAAATataaatttccagacggttattttcaaaccgtctgtaaatttatggacggtttactcaaaccgtccatatttatttatttagagacGGTTATTTAAAAACTgtctataaaattttaattctaaacggttttagaaaccgtctagaaaaaaaccgtctataattgtcctttttttttttttatatagtgaaGACCCCCGATGCAGTAGCATGCCGAGCCTTTCcactcaccttgtcaggaaaggcccaagactggctcaggaatcttcTACTGAGGTCTATCGATAATTTCGATACCCTCGGACAAAAGCTCTTGACGCAGTTTATGTCAGGAAGGGTTAGGCGAAAACCTCGAGGGTACCTACTCTCCATGCGCCAAGGTCGCAATGAATCTCTCAGGAACTACCTCTGGAGATTCAACCATGAGAAATTGGAAACTAAGAGTGCACCTGATGATTTCATCTACAGTGCAATTTTCCAGGAGCTGAAGAAGGATGGCCCCCTCATGGCAGAGTTGGCATTGAAACTGCCAAAGGATTTACACGCCTTTATGATCAAGGTTGataggtacatcaaccaggaggAGACACTTCGGGCCTTCCTAGGCCCCCCCTGAGAGGCAGTCAAAACCTTCTTCTTTCGAGAAGTCGAGTAAGAAGAAGAAGTCCAAGGCGGTGCAAGATAACAACCCCTTGGATTACAAGAAGGTGAGGAAGAATTTTGGGGACTACAAGTGGACCCCTCTGAATGCCACTCTCATTGAAGTTATGATGGCGATAGAGAAGGATCCCCCGCCTTCCAAAGGCCGAAACCCCTCCCGATGGTACCACCAGCTCGTCTGGCGGACAAGTATTGTGCTTTCCACAGCTGTTATGGTCATCTTACCGAGTAGTGTATATCAATGAGACAACTAATaaagaaattcattgagaatgatAAGTTGGTCTGGTTTCTTGTTAGTGAAAGAAACCATCAGGATCGAGCTTGGGCCCCGAGGccaagagaagaggaagaaaggcgACATAGGAGGGACTATGCCCCGAGACGAGAAGGAGCCTGAGAGAATGACAACCTCCCCATAATCCATACCATCTAGGGAGGATTCGAGGGAGGAGGTGAGTCTAGTTCGGCTCGGAAGGCTTATGCTAGACAGCTGGACAACTTTGAGGTGTATTTGGTGCAGAAGCCTCCTAAAGCCCGAAGGTGTGATCCTATGATTGTAGGATTCTCGAACGGAGATTATGCCGGAGTTTCACTCCCGCATACTGACGCCCTTGTAGTATCATTGACTATTTCCAACCATCAGATTCAACGTAAACTGATCGATACAGAAAGTTCCgatgatattctgtttaaatcagtGTTCGATCATATGAGCATTCCCTGGGGTAGGGTGGTCCCAGTTGTATGCTATTTGTTGGGCTTTGCTGGTGAGAAGGTTTCgcctctcggttctattgaGCTTCCAGTCACCGCAGGGACTTACTCGAGGTAGAAGGTCATCGTGGTGAAGTTCTCGGTAATAGATAGACCCTTGGCATATAACGTCATTTTTGGAAAAACTACTCTTAATGAGCTGAAGGCCGTCACATCAACTTCGCATCTGAGTATGAAATTTTCAACCGCTAAAGGGGTCGGAATTGTGAAGAGAGACCAGAGGGAGGCTAGAAGATGCTACAACCTATCCTTGAAGAATACTCTCAAGACTCACAATCTCGGggagaaaactaaaaaagaagaaagatagcAGTCACAGTTAGGAGAGTTGGTCGAAGGTGAGGAGTTTGAGGtcaaaaattccaaaaagaaaGTACAAAAGGCTCGCAACTCCCCCAACAAATAAtggaagatttttatttttattcttaataataataatatttatttaaaaattaattggtaCTATTACACTAactaatattataaaataattaaaaaaataaaatataatttgtacCATTACTCTTTCATTTATTCACTTATGGTAGACTGTGGTTAATAGCACCTTTTAAGTCAAACTCGAAGGCTTTGAAGTTTGAACTCGCCCCAGCcgaaatttaatttatttttaaatgtgaaAGATACATTTAAA contains:
- the LOC133854470 gene encoding uncharacterized protein LOC133854470 — translated: MADFSYQSDTDESAVEELISQAQDLCVLEQVSAINCSSFTDSSVLPAELESRFRKLKSFPLTKPKRSAPPPYTNNDFNNNSDKADTQSGNRNEEDAAIFSHYKQDPDEKTGLEPKSPSGRALSPLDRSNFSMEKGTFPDGIRGSGPNLKHGSTSSPSNSSDSSLENMIFSTSKQNPDKKRRSKLKSKSGSLSSPLGSSNSLMDSPSPPKKAGCFWCSPKKASHKKSKENQDTGIGLDWGKNDEFLSDLSTFSTKEQQKMLKKAMKEEEKISREAEKIVKWAKQASARLSVSGIEDELSD
- the LOC133853921 gene encoding probable aspartic protease At2g35615, which produces MAATLRLYSFPYTFALICSFHLFVVSFTEASNGGFTVDLMQRDYNQSYTYYDRLHNAFHRSISRVNCFKPSSNIQSIIIASDGEYLMNSIADSGSDLTWTQCKPCEKCYKQNSSLFDPDQSSTYSTVGCKSGPCTALETTSYSSGACKYRQLPTAVAPASTVILMETSRSLVAILLTKPANERATFYYLTLEAISFGNKRFAVYKGSSAEEGNIIINAGMALTFLPPELHADLVMALEAAIDAAVVSDPRNVLSLCFRSEGDEIVVPHYHSPFLEVLMCKLQPAAIQKVCKSGG